The nucleotide sequence TGGGCACCGGGCCCTTCCGTCTGCGCAGCTACACCCCGGGGCAGCAGGTTACGCTGGTCAAGAACCCCAACTACTGGAAGCGCGATGCTGCAGGCAACGCCCTGCCTTACCTCGACCAGCTCCAGTACCTGATCATCACCGACTCCCAGGCCCGTGTCGCGCAGTTCCTGGCCGGCAACCTGGGCCAGATTAACATCACCGGCGCAGAGTTCCCCGACCTCAAGCGCCGCGAGACCCAGGGGGCCCCCTTCCGGGTGGTGCAGTTCAGGGCCCTATTTGGCTCACCCCCCCACATCGGCTTCAACTACAACGCCAAGAACCCCGAGCTGGCCGCGCTGTTCAAGAACTCGGACTTCCGCCGGGCCATGCAGTTTGCGGTCAACCGCGAGCGAATCATCGAGGACGTGTACAACGGCCTGGCCGAGCGGGCCAGCTATGGGGTAGCCCCTCTCTCGGAGTGGTTTTATCCAGAAGTCCCTCGCCTGCAAGGCCGGTTCGACCTGAACGCCGCTAACGCAGCTTTGGATAAGCTTGGGCTAACCCGGGGCGCCGATGGCATCCGGCGCTTGCCCAGCGGTAGACCCCTCGAGTTCACCCTTACCTACGGCTCCAACTCCGCGGTCTTTACGGCCATCGCCACCATCCTGCAAAACGACTTCCAGCGCGTAGGCGTTAAGGTCAACCTGCAGGGCATCCTGGCGGCCAACCTGCTGGCCACCGGACGGGGCCAGGACTGGGAGGTGATTCTCCTGGGACTGGGCGACCAGCCCGACCCCGAGTTGCGCACCCCCATCTGGAAGCCGGGCGGGGCCCTTTACTACTGGCACCAGGCCACCCAGCCCACCACCCCCGGCGGACAGCCGCAGTTCAATAACTTTTTGCCCTGGGAGCGGGAGATTTACGACCTGTGGGAACGCGCCGCCAGCACCACCAACTTCACCCAGCGCAAGGCCCTCTACGACCGCTGGCAGGCCATCGTGGCGCGTGAAGCTCAGGTCATCGTGATTGCCAAGGAGTACGCAGTGGGCGCTGTTTCTAACCGCTATGGCAACTACATCTACAGCCTGGGGGTAATCCCCGGCTTCAACCCCCTGGTTTTGATGTTCCAGCGGTAGTCGAGCCCATTCCTGACCAGCCGACTGGGCTCTGGAGGAGGTAGTTCAGGGAACCTCGAGTCTCACCACACAAAGCGACTCCCTGGACTACCTCTCACGTATCTGGCTTCAAATACTGACGCCAGACCGGATCAAAACCTAGGTGTTGCCCTGGTGGTTCACATTCAACGCTAGGTTTGATAGTGCACACTGGGCCAACGGTTCAAGCAACCATGTTAGAGCCCAAGTTCCTGACCAACCCATCCCTGGGTAATCGGATCAAGGAAAATCGGTTCGATGGTAGGAGTTGAGTTGCCGGATGTTTAATTTTGTTCTGCGGCGCATCCTGGTGGCCATACCCACCCTGCTCCTCATATCGGTGCTGGTGTTTGCGGTTATCCAGCTCCAGCCCGGGGGTTTTTTGGAAAACCTGCTCGAGGATCCTCGAGTCAGCCGCGAGACCGTCGAGAACATCCGCCGACAGTATCTGCTGGATCAGCCAGTCTGGGTGCAGTACCTCCACTGGCTGGGGGGCATTATGCGCGGCGATTTCGGCTACTCGTTCCTGAATAGCCGCCCGGTCTCCGAGCTGATCTGGGAGCGCATGGGCTGGACGGTCTTTCTGGCCGCCCTGACCATTCTGGCTACCTGGGTGATTGCCATCCCGCTGGGCATCTACACCGCCCTGAACCGCTACGGGCCCTCCTCCACCGCCCTCAACTTCGTGGGCTACTTTGGGCTGGCCACCCCCGATTTTCTGGTAGCGCTGCTGCTCATCTATCTGGTGCTCGTGAGCGGGGGTACCGCCGTGGGAGGCCTGTTCAGCCCACAGTACATTGATGCCCCCTGGAGCTGGGCTAAGTTCCGGGACATGCTGGGGCATCTCTGGATTCCCCTCATCGTGATTGGGCTCGACGGCACCGCCACCATCATGCGACAGATGCGGGCCAACCTGCTGGATGTCTTAAACCAGGACTACATCCGCACCGCCCGCGCCAAAGGGCTCGCCGAGCGGGTGGTGCTCTGGAAACATGCCGTGCGCAACGCCATCAACCCGCTCATCAGCCTGGCCGGGCTCCAGCTCCCCACCCTCATATCCAGCACCATCATCGCCTCGATTGTCCTGAGCCTGCCCACCATCGGCCCCTTTTTATACGACTCCCTGCTGAACAAGGATCAGTACGTGGTGATGGCCCTGCTGATGCTATCGGCGGTGCTCTTGATGGTGGGGAACCTGCTGGCCGACATCCTGCTGGCCTGGGTAGACCCCCGCATTCGCTACGAGTAGAGGTTCGGCATGGATAAACGCAACAACCCCCTCTATCTGGCCTGGCGGCGCTTCCTGCACTCCAAACCCGGCGTGATCAGCGGTGTGGTGCTGCTGGTGCTGTATGGGGTAGCGTTTTTTGCCGGATTTCTGGCCCCCTACAACCTGACCGTCCAGCACCCCGATGCCGTCTACCAGCCACCCCAGCGCATTTACTTCTTTCGGGATGGCCGTCCGGTTCGGCCCTACGTCTACCAGCTCAAGCGCGAACGCGACCCGGTAACCTTCATCAGCAGCTACCGGGAAGACCAGAGCCGCCCCACCCCCATCCGCTTTTTTATCGCCCAGGGGGAGCCCTACCGCTTTCTGGGGCTCAAAACCAACTGGCACCTGTTTGGCGTCCCGGAGTCCGAGGGCTACTTTTTTCCGCTGGGCACCGATCAGTTTGGGCGCTGCTTGTTTTCACGCATCCTGGTTGGCTCACAGGTCTCGCTCACGGTGGGGGTGATTGGGGTGCTGATCTCCTTTGCAATTGGGATTCTGCTGGGAGGAATTTCGGGCTACTTTGGCGGCTGGGTGGACACCCTGATCCAGCGCACCACCGAGGTCTTGCTCTCCATTCCACGCCTGCCCATCCTGATGGCCCTCTCGACGGTAATTCCGGCAAGCTGGCCGAGTACCTACGTCTATCTGGGCATTATTGGGGTGCTCTCGTTCATAGGCTGGGCGGGGCTGGCACGGGTGGTGCGGGGGCAGGTATTGGCGCTGCGCGAGGTGGACTACGTGACGGCTGCCGTGGCCCAGGGGGCTTCCAACCTGCGCATCATCCTGCGGCACATCGTGCCCAACTTAAGTAGCTATCTGATCGTGACCGCTACCCTGGCCCTGCCTGGCTACATCATCGGAGAATCGGCGCTCTCATTCTTAGGGCTGGGCATCAAGGAGCCCATGGCCAGCTGGGGGCTCCTCCTGAAAGACGCGCAAAACTTCCAGTCGCTTTCGCTCTACCCCTGGCTCCTGACGCCCGGTATTCTGATTTTTATCTCCGTGCTGGCCTACAACTTTCTGGGGGATGCGCTGCGGGATGCGGCCGATGTGCGGCAAACGGACTGAGGTGCGGGGCAGCTTAGAACGCAGCGAGGCCAGGATCAGCTGAAAGAATCGAACCCTCGAGGTCATAACCGATTTCACCGTCTTAGAGTTGCCCCTGCATTCTCTCTTCACTGGAGTCCAGGGTTTAATTGCGAGCATCTGCCGGATGCGAAGCAATCCAGTTCACGCTACCCGGCCGAACGGTGGGTAAGCCTCCTCTGGATTGCTTCGTCGGCCTCCGGCCTCCTCGCAATGCATTCCGAGGCGCACGCAGTGCAACGAGGAATCTGGCTCTACAAAGGGACAGTGATTACAGTGGACTGAAGCACATCAGATTCCTCACTTCTCTTCGCTACGTTCAGAATGACACATAAATTTACTTACCAGACCGCTAGGTTTCTAACTCGAGCTCCCTTATGGCCTGCGTATAAATGCGCTCGGCTTCCAGGCGCAGGTCGGTTTGCAACAGGCGAGCGTACAGGTTTTGGTCGAGGGGCTCGAGCTTCAAACCCCGCAGCCAGTCGGCGGGCGACTCGCTCTGGCGGTACCTTTGTAACAAATTTTGCTGCCAGGCCGCCCTGAAACGGTCAATTTCGGGGTGATCCATCCCCTCAAAGGGCAGGGTCTCCTCATCGGTGGGGTGCCGCAAGTCCACCCAGATTTCGGGTACGTCCGCCAGGGCATACGGCTTCAAGAAGTACCCCGGTGCACGGCTGGGCCGCCCCGGTTCCAGGGTGTTCAAAAGCTCCGACCACAGCACCCTGAACTCCCCGTCGGACACCTCGAGGGCCTCCATAAGCGCTTCCTTGCTCCAGTCGCGCACCAGCAGCAAAGCCAGCAAAACCCGGGTTTTCTCCCGCTTGAATCGAACCTCCTGGTAGCCCACCCGCACCCGCAGGGTGCCCAGCGCCCGCACCTCGACACAGACCCCTGGGTGGTAAGGCAGGTTCAGCCTTCCGGCTTCCCACCAGAGCCTGCGGCTCAGGTGTGGGGGCGGGGCAAACAGGGTGGGTTTGCTCAGGAAGGGGTAGCGCTCCAACAGCACAACGGCGCTCTTTTGCCAGGAAGCATGTTCGGCCAGCGTCAGCAAAAAGGGGTCATCCACCCCGGCCAGGGCGGGCAGGGCGAACGCCTGGCCCCGACGCAGGTGGGCCTGGGCGGCCATCAGGGTCATGAAGGCTTCGACCCAGGCGTCGCCTGACTCGCGGGCAAAGCGAACCATCTCGCCAAATGCTTTTTGCTCTCCCAGGGCAGCCAGGCCCCCCAGGGGCTCCACTTGTAGCCTCGAGGGGCCTCCTTGCGAAAGCGAGAGCGCGCGTCGGTAGGCTTCGGCGGCCTCCTGCCAGCGGTTCTGCGCCAGCAGCGCATGGCCGAGCCGCGCCTCGGCCAGGGCCACCACAAACGGGCTTCCCAGGGTCTCTCCCTCACGCCGCCCCCGTCGGGCGGCTGTTTCGGCGGCCCTGGCATCGCCCGCCACAGCTTCCAGCAGGGCCAGCAGCAGGGTGCCTTCGCGGTGGTTTTGCGGGGCTCGCGCTGTGGTTGCGGACTCCCATTGCCGTAGCTCGTTCAGGGCGCGTTCCGGCTGCCCGCTGCGCAGCCAAACCCGGGGGCCCTCGAGGCCCAGGGCTATGGCCTCCTGAACCCTACCCGAGTTGAGCAAATTTTCGGCCCATAATGGGGCCACTTCTTCAGGGAAACGCGCCCTGGCCGCCAGCAAATAACCCTGCGCCCTGGCCGGCTCGACCGTATCAAGGTACAACCGCGACAGGCCCAGCAAAGCCCGCTCTAGGCCACCTTCCAGGGCTTGCTGATAAACCTGTTCGGCCTCCGCATAGCGTCCGGCTTGCCGCAAAGCCTCGCCGTGCAAAAAGCGCAGGGCAGGGCGGGTGTGCAGCATGTTTTCGGGCAGGCGCTCGAGCATGGCCAGCAGCGTGTAGGTGAGCCCACGGGTAAGCCAGGCTTCGCCCCGGCTCATCACCAGGTCGGCTGCGTGGCCCAGACGCCCGGCCTCGAGCAAATACCCCGCAGCCTGCACATCCTCCCCCCGCTGCAGGGCGGTATCGGCGGCCCTGGACAACAGGTTTCGCACCTCGCCCGGCTCCAGCAAGGTCAATAGGGCCTGCCGCACCAGGGGGTGAAAGCGAATGCGTCCGCCCACTTTTTCCAGCAGCAGGTCGGCTGCATAGGGCTCCAGCGCCTCCAGGTCGCCGAGCCAGCGGGCCTCCTCTGCCCCCAGCTCCCCCAGCACACTGGCCCTGGCGGCAAGCTGCTGCACCCCCTCTGGCAGCGCGGGCAGCAGAATGGCCAGCAGTCCTTCGGGGTCGGGGTGGGCATAGAAAGCCTGTTCCGGCTTGGCGCCCCGCTGCATGGCCCGCAGCAACAAACGCAGCCCCAGGGGCCAGCCGCGCACCAGGCTGTGGGCCTGCTCCACCTCAAAAGCGGGCAGCTCGGGGGCAATGGCTCTGCCAAGCCGCAATGCCTCCTCGGCATCGAAAGCCAGCTCGCGCTCATCCAGCACCCGCCCCAGCACCTCCCAGGGAGCGGCCCGGCGGGTGAGTATGGCCACGCGCAGCCCCGGAAGCTGGGTCAGGGTTCGCAGCAAGGCCACAGACTCGCGGCTGGCGGCCCGCTGGGCCTCGTCCAGCACCAGCAGGTGGGGTGGCAGATCGCCCAGGGCCTCGAGGAACGCCTCGCCCGCACTGGCCCATGCCCCACGCTCGAGCGCAAGACGTGTCTCGCGCAATGCATCTTGCATAAACCCACCGCTCCAGGCAGGCTCGCGCCTACCGGCCTCGAGCGTAAAACGAGGCATCCGCTGTGGTGCCTGATTCCACGTGAAATTTCCAGCAGGCTCGCGCCTACCGGCCTCGAGCGTGGCCTGTACGGCCTCTGACCGCTCAGTCATCCACTGGCTGTAGGCTTCCACCAGGTGCCAGCCCAACACCACTGGGTCTGAGCAGTCTACTCCCAGGGTGAGCCAGACCCCCGGCCAGCCCGCCAACAAAGTGGATTTACCGTACCCAGCCCCCGCCGCCAGCACCAGCACAGGGCTCCTGGCAAAACCCTGGTTCAGCACCTCATGCAAACGCAGCCGATCCACCTCTCGAGCCGTACGGGGGGGCAGCAATCGGCTTTTGGGTACACGGTAGGGCATGGAACTTTAGTTTACCCGCCCAGGCCACATGCCGGATTTGAGGCTGGGTTTCTTCCCTGCTCATCCACTAACCCTCTCGGTGGCAGGTGTGCTGGTTGTTGGGTTCGATACTCCTTGTGCCATTGTCGCAACCGTGCTCAGTAGCTTTGCAGCGATGGGCAATGTGTCCCTTGGGAAAAGCCCAGATTTGAGCTAGGTTCTTTGCTAGGAGGCCATCATGCCACAAGTCATCACGGTAGACGGGAATGAGGCCGTTGCCAGAATCGCCTACAAGCTCAACGAGGTCATTGCCATCTACCCCATCACCCCATCCTCCCCCATGGGCGAGTTTGCCGACCAGTGGAGCGCCCTGGGCCAGAAAAACCTCTGGGGCACGGTACCTCTAGTACAGGAGATGCAGTCTGAAGGGGGTGCTGCCGGGGCCGTGCACGGAGCCTTGCAAACCGGGGCGCTCACCACCACCTTCACCGCCAGCCAGGGCCTGCTGCTGATGATCCCCAACATGTACAAGATTGCGGGCGAGCTCACCAGCACGGTCTTTCACATTGCGGCTCGCTCGATTGCAGCCCAGGGGCTTTCCATCTTTGGCGACCATTCGGACGTCATGGCCACCCGGGCCACCGGCTGGGCCATGCTGTTTGCGGGTTCGGTACAGGAAGCCCAGGACTTTGCCCTCGTGGCCCAGGCCAGCACCCTGGAGAGCCGGATTCCCTTCCTGCACGTGATGGATGGGTTTCGCACCTCCCACGAGGTGATGAAAATTGAGGCCCTTTCGGATGACGACCTCAGGGCTTTGATCAACGAAGAGTTCATCCGGGCCCACCGCGCCCGGGCCCTTTCCCCCGACCACCCGGTTCTGCGTGGAACCGCGCAGAACCCGGATGTGTATTTCCAGGCCAGGGAAACCGTTAACCCCTATTACCAGAAGGTGCCCTCCATCGTACAGGCCTACATGAACCGCCTGGCCGAGCGCAGCGGACGACAGTACAGGCTATTCGACTACTTCGGGGCACCGGATGCCGAGCGGGTGGTGGTGCTGATGGGCTCGGGGGCCGAGACCGCTCAGGAGACCATCGAGTACCTGCAAGCCAGGGGCGAGAAGGTCGGGCTCATCAAGGTACGGCTCTATCGCCCGTTCAGCGTGGAAGCCTTCGTGCAGGCGGTTCCGGCGAGTGCCCGGGTTATCGCCGTGCTCGATCGCACCAAGGAGCCCGGCAGCGCCGGCGAGCCGCTGTACCAGGATGTGGTCACGGCCCTGGCCGAGGGCCTTCCCGACAAGCGGCCCACCGTAGTGGGAGGTCGCTATGGGCTATCCTCCAAAGAGTTCACCCCCGCCATGCTGATTGGGCTCCTGGAGGAGATGAAAAAACCCTCGCCCAAAAACCACTTCACCCTGGGTATCCACGACGACATCTCTCATACCAGCCTGCCTTACGACCCTCATCTCTCTATCGAACCGCCTGAGGTCAAACGCTCGGTGTTCTGGGGGCTGGGGTCGGATGGAACCGTGGGGGCCAACAAAAACTCCATCAAGATTATCGGCGAGGAAACCGACTTTTACGCGCAGGGTTATTTTGTCTACGACTCCAAAAAGTCCGGGGCCCGCACCATCAGCCACCTGCGCTTTGGCCCCAAGCCCATCAAGAGCACCTACCTGATTCAGGAGGCCGACTTTGTGGCAGTGCACCAGTTTGGTTTCTTCGAGCGCTACGACGTGCTCGAGAACGCCCGCGAAGGGGCCACCCTGCTCATTAACAGCCCCTACAGCCCCGCCGAGACCTGGAACCACCTGCCTTTCGAGGTCCAGCAGCAGATCATCCAGAAACGGCTCCAGGTCTACACCATCAACGCTTACCAGGTAGCCCGCGAAGTGGGGCTCGGCACCCTGATGAACACGGTGATGCAGGTGGCCTTCTTTGCCCTGTCGGGCGTACTTCCACGCGAAGAGGCCATCGGCAAAATTAAGGAGGCCATCCGCAAGACCTACGGCAAACGCGGCGAGGCCGTGGTGCGCAAAAACTTTGCGGCAGTGGATGCCGCGCTGGCCCACCTCTACCCGGTGGAAGTGCCCGGCAGCGCTACCAGTAACCGTCACCTGCCCCCGGTGGTCTCGCCCGAGGCGCCCGAGTTCGTGCAAAAGGTCACCGCGCCCATGCTGGCGGGCAAGGGCGACCTGCTCCCGGTGAGCGCCCTGCCCCCCGATGGCACCTACCCCACCGGCACCAGCCAGTGGGAGAAGCGCAACATCGCCCAGGAGGTGCCGGTCTGGGACCCGGCGGTCTGCATTCAGTGCGGTAAGTGCGTGCTGGTCTGCCCTCATGCAGTTATTCGCTCGAAAATTGCCCCGCCGGAGGCTTTCGCCAGCGCCCCCGAGGGCTTCCAGACCGCCAAAGCCATGTGGAAGGGCCTGGAAGACCAGCGCTATACCCTTCAGGTGGCGGTAGAAGACTGCACAGGCTGCTCGCTGTGTGTGGAGGTTTGCCCGGCCAAGAACAAGAGCCAGGTGGGGCGCAAGGCCATCAACATGGCCCCTCAGCTCCCCCTGCGTGAACAGGGCAGACAGCACTGGGACTTCTTCCTGAGCCTGCCCGATTACCCCCGCCACGACAGTTTGAGTTTCAACAACGTCAAGAATGTGCAACTCCTGCAACCGCTCTTCGAGTTCTCCGGGGCCTGTGCCGGGTGCGGCGAGACCCCCTATCTGAAGCTTTTGAGCCAGCTCTTTGGGGAGCGCAGCCTGATTGCCAACGCCACCGGCTGCTCGTCCATCTACGGGGGCAACCTGCCCACCACCCCCTGGGCGAAAAACCGCGAGGGGCGCGGCCCGGCCTGGAGCAACTCGCTCTTTGAAGACAACGCCGAGTTTGGCCTGGGGATGCGCCTGACCCTGGACAAGCAAAACGAGTACGCCCGCGAACTGCTGGGCCAGATGCAAGAAACCCTGGGCGCCGAACTGGTAGATGCCCTGCTGGAGGCCGACCAGTCCGACGAGGCCGGAATCGCGGCCCAGCGGGCCCGGGTTGCCCTGCTAAAGTCGCGCCTGGAAGGGCAGGGCGACCCCAAAGCCAGGGATCTGCTGAGCCTGGCCGACGTGCTGGTGCGCAAGTCGGTGTGGATTGTGGGGGGCGACGGCTGGGCCTACGATATCGGCTTTGGCGGCCTCGATCATGTACTGGCCAGCGGGCGCAACGTGAAGCTCTTGGTGCTCGACACCGAGGTCTATTCCAACACCGGGGGGCAGGCTTCCAAGGCCACCTCGCTGGGCGCGGTGGCCAAGTTTGCCTCCGGCGGCAAGGCGACACCCAAAAAAGACCTGGGACGCATCGCCATGAACTATGGCTATGTGTATGTGGCCCAGGTGGCCATGGGCGCCAACGACGCCCAGACGGTCAGGGCCTTCCTGGAAGCGGAGAGTTACGATGGCCCGGCGCTGATTATTGCCTACAGCCATTGCATCGCTCATGGTATTGATATGGCCAAGGGCATGGAACAACAAAGGCTCGCTGCCGAATCGGCCTACTGGCCGCTGTACCGCTACGACCCCCGCCTCCAGGCCCAGGGTAAAAACCCCTTCCAGCTCGACTCGAGGCCCCCCAGGATTAGCTTCAAGGACTACGCCCTGCACGAAAACCGCTACCGGATGCTAAGGCAAATCAACCCAGAGGCCGAAAAGATGTTCCAGGCCGCCCAGGAGGCAGTCCTGGCCCGCTGGAAAATTTACGAAGAGATGGCCCAGTCCCATGCACCAGAGACTGCTGTCCAGACCCCTGCAAAAGCAACGGAGGAAGTATGACCCAGCCCGACCTCAGCACCACCTACCTGGGGCTGAAGCTAGCCCACCCGCTCGTTGCTTCGGCCTCGCCCCTTTCGTATACCCTGGATGGTATCCGCAGACTGGAAGACGCAGGCATTGCCGCCGTGGTGATGTACTCGCTCTTTGAGGAGCAGATTGAGCAGGAGAGCCACGCCCTGCACCATTACCTCGAGTACGGCGCCCACAGCTACGCCGAGGCCCTGGACTACTTCCCCAAAGCCCACGAGTTCAACGTGGGGCCCCACGAGTACCTGGAGCTTCTTCGCAAGGCCAAGGAGGCCACGCACATTCCGATCATCGGGAGCCTCAACGGGGTGTCGTCGGGCGGCTGGATAGAGTATGCCAGGCTGATGGAGGAGGCCGGGGCCGACGCCCTCGAGCTCAACCTGTACTACCTCCCCACCGACCCCACCCTGACCAGCCTCGAGGTCGAGGAGATGTACCTGGACGTGGTGCGGGACGTGAGCCAGAGCGTTTCCATTCCCATTGCGGTAAAGGTAGGGCCCTACTTCAGCAACTTCAGCCACATGGCCGCCCGGTTTGTGCAGGCTGGGGCCTCGGGCCTGGTGCTTTTCAACCGCTTTTACCAGCCCGACTTCGACCTCGAGCACCTGGAAGTCACCCCCAACCTGGTGCTGAGCCGTGCCGACGAGTTACGCCTGCCGCTCACCTGGGTGGCCATCCTGTACGGGCGCATCCAGGCCGACTTTGCCATTACCAGTGGGGTACACACGCACCTCGAGGTGCTCAAGAGCATGATGGCCGGCGCCAAAGTGACCATGATGGCCTCGGAGCTGCTCAAAAACGGCCTGGGCCGCATCCGGGAAATCCTGCAAGACCTGGTGCGCTGGATGGAAGAGCGCGAGTACGAGTCCATCCGCCAGATGCAGGGCAGCATGAGCCAGATTAACGTCGCCAACCCCGACGCCTTCGAGCGCGGCAACTACATGAAGGTGCTGCGCTCCTGGCGGCCCGACCCCACGGGGATGCTGCTAAGGTGAGGATGACCAATCGTCGCTTCAGTTAGCATGCTTGGTCTCATAAGAACTCTGCATGAGTCCATCCGCTACGATAGGTTCAAGCAACTGACCAAACACCAACGCCGCTCCAGGCTGGAACTCGAGAACCCTCCCCGCCCCGACAATCTCCACGTCCGCTATCGGGATACAGAAAACCCTTTTGAGCAAAGCCAGAGGACGCTAAAGGACTAGATCGGAAGGATTTCTTATCAATAACCACTTATGCCAAATCTACCAGTACCGCTTTCCTTCTCCCCTTGCGGGAGAAGGTGGCGACACCCCGTCAGCAGTTTAGGAGAATGCTGTCGGAGACATCATTAACTGCATCTGGGGTGTCGCCGAATGAGGGGTATAGGAATCCCACTCAAAAATAACTATCCAGGTAAATTTAGGCATTAGTCGTTTGAGTGTAACAACCTTGTAACAACCCCTGGGTAAACTCACCTCAATCAAGTTTTGAGGTTCGAGATGGCGTACCTTCGGGGCCTAGGGGTCTATTTACCAGCACCGCGCATGACCAGCGGCGAAATCGCTGCGGCCAGTGGGCTGCCGGAGTGGGTGGTGCGGGAGAAGCTGGGCATCCATCAGAAGCCCGTGCCGGGCCCCGACGACCACCCGGCCCGGATGGGGGCCTGGGCTGCTCAGGAAGCCCTGAAGGAAGCCGGTCTCGGCGGGGCCGAGCTGGACGTGGTGATCAGCATTACCGACGAGCACAAGGACTTCCCGGTCTGGACCAGCGCACCCCTGATGGCCCAGATGCTGGACGCCCACCGCGCCTGGTGCTTCGACCTCAATCAGAAATGCGCCACCTTTATCACCGCCCTGACCGTGGCCGAGGGGCTTTTTGCCAGCCGCCCCGAAATCGAGACCATCCTGGTTGCAGGCGGCTACCGCAACGGCGACCTGATTGACTACCGGGACGAGTCGGTGCGCTTCATGTACGACCTGGCCGCAGGAGGGGGCGCTGCCGTTCTGACCCGCTTGGGGCCGGGCCTGAGGCTGCTATCCACGCAGCTCAAGACCGACCCCGTGCTGGCCAACACCGTCCGGGTTCCGGTGGGCGGCACGGTGGCCCCGCTTACCCCCACCAACACCGACCAGTACAAGCTGCGCGTGGCCGAACCGGAACTGATGAAATCGCGGCTCGAGGGGGTCTCCATACCCGGTTTTATGGAGGTTATCAACGGGTCCTTGCGACAGGCTGGCTACACCGCCGCCGACCTGGATTATCTGGCGCTGCTGCACATGAAGCCTTCCGCGCACAAAGCGGTGCTCGAGGGCCTGGGGCTGGGGGCGGAACGCTCGATTTACCTTTCGGACTACGGGCACCTGGGCCAGATTGACCCCATCCTCTCGGTGCAACTGGCGCGGCAGGCTGGCAAGATTGGGCCCGGCAGCCTGCTGGCGCTGGCCGCAGCAGGGGTGGGGTATCACTGGGGCGCGGCGGTGTTGCGCTGGGAAGAGGAAGCAGCGGAGGGCCTATGGAGCTAAACGCCAACTGGCTGGCCCGCCTGGCCGAGTACCACCCCGACCGCCCGGCAGTGTGGTGGCACGGGCACTGGGTGAGCTACGGCGAACTGTACCGGCGAGCCCGGCGGGCTGCAGCGTCGCTGGCCGGGCTGGGTATTCAGAAAGGCGACCGGGTAGGGGTTTTGAGCCTCAACCATCTGGGCTACCTCGAGCTCTACTTTGCCGCGCCCCTGCTGGGCTTTGTGCC is from Meiothermus sp. CFH 77666 and encodes:
- a CDS encoding ABC transporter substrate-binding protein, producing the protein MKKLLWLIAAGLAAGGLALAQPKTMPAYTNLGVTAGKPGGSLTLALASAPQTFFYYGAIDAAIQNLTNQMFDGLIEYNLANYQIEPALASRWTISESRVYTFDLRRDVRWHDGRPFTADDVVFTYTQIVANPEARGGDAANFEGVRVEKLGDFRVRFTLPKPAPAFIHYMRLPIMPKHKLLPFSQEGGKPRAEINTAWPTNVNPEEVVGTGPFRLRSYTPGQQVTLVKNPNYWKRDAAGNALPYLDQLQYLIITDSQARVAQFLAGNLGQINITGAEFPDLKRRETQGAPFRVVQFRALFGSPPHIGFNYNAKNPELAALFKNSDFRRAMQFAVNRERIIEDVYNGLAERASYGVAPLSEWFYPEVPRLQGRFDLNAANAALDKLGLTRGADGIRRLPSGRPLEFTLTYGSNSAVFTAIATILQNDFQRVGVKVNLQGILAANLLATGRGQDWEVILLGLGDQPDPELRTPIWKPGGALYYWHQATQPTTPGGQPQFNNFLPWEREIYDLWERAASTTNFTQRKALYDRWQAIVAREAQVIVIAKEYAVGAVSNRYGNYIYSLGVIPGFNPLVLMFQR
- a CDS encoding ABC transporter permease, translating into MFNFVLRRILVAIPTLLLISVLVFAVIQLQPGGFLENLLEDPRVSRETVENIRRQYLLDQPVWVQYLHWLGGIMRGDFGYSFLNSRPVSELIWERMGWTVFLAALTILATWVIAIPLGIYTALNRYGPSSTALNFVGYFGLATPDFLVALLLIYLVLVSGGTAVGGLFSPQYIDAPWSWAKFRDMLGHLWIPLIVIGLDGTATIMRQMRANLLDVLNQDYIRTARAKGLAERVVLWKHAVRNAINPLISLAGLQLPTLISSTIIASIVLSLPTIGPFLYDSLLNKDQYVVMALLMLSAVLLMVGNLLADILLAWVDPRIRYE
- the nifJ gene encoding pyruvate:ferredoxin (flavodoxin) oxidoreductase; the encoded protein is MPQVITVDGNEAVARIAYKLNEVIAIYPITPSSPMGEFADQWSALGQKNLWGTVPLVQEMQSEGGAAGAVHGALQTGALTTTFTASQGLLLMIPNMYKIAGELTSTVFHIAARSIAAQGLSIFGDHSDVMATRATGWAMLFAGSVQEAQDFALVAQASTLESRIPFLHVMDGFRTSHEVMKIEALSDDDLRALINEEFIRAHRARALSPDHPVLRGTAQNPDVYFQARETVNPYYQKVPSIVQAYMNRLAERSGRQYRLFDYFGAPDAERVVVLMGSGAETAQETIEYLQARGEKVGLIKVRLYRPFSVEAFVQAVPASARVIAVLDRTKEPGSAGEPLYQDVVTALAEGLPDKRPTVVGGRYGLSSKEFTPAMLIGLLEEMKKPSPKNHFTLGIHDDISHTSLPYDPHLSIEPPEVKRSVFWGLGSDGTVGANKNSIKIIGEETDFYAQGYFVYDSKKSGARTISHLRFGPKPIKSTYLIQEADFVAVHQFGFFERYDVLENAREGATLLINSPYSPAETWNHLPFEVQQQIIQKRLQVYTINAYQVAREVGLGTLMNTVMQVAFFALSGVLPREEAIGKIKEAIRKTYGKRGEAVVRKNFAAVDAALAHLYPVEVPGSATSNRHLPPVVSPEAPEFVQKVTAPMLAGKGDLLPVSALPPDGTYPTGTSQWEKRNIAQEVPVWDPAVCIQCGKCVLVCPHAVIRSKIAPPEAFASAPEGFQTAKAMWKGLEDQRYTLQVAVEDCTGCSLCVEVCPAKNKSQVGRKAINMAPQLPLREQGRQHWDFFLSLPDYPRHDSLSFNNVKNVQLLQPLFEFSGACAGCGETPYLKLLSQLFGERSLIANATGCSSIYGGNLPTTPWAKNREGRGPAWSNSLFEDNAEFGLGMRLTLDKQNEYARELLGQMQETLGAELVDALLEADQSDEAGIAAQRARVALLKSRLEGQGDPKARDLLSLADVLVRKSVWIVGGDGWAYDIGFGGLDHVLASGRNVKLLVLDTEVYSNTGGQASKATSLGAVAKFASGGKATPKKDLGRIAMNYGYVYVAQVAMGANDAQTVRAFLEAESYDGPALIIAYSHCIAHGIDMAKGMEQQRLAAESAYWPLYRYDPRLQAQGKNPFQLDSRPPRISFKDYALHENRYRMLRQINPEAEKMFQAAQEAVLARWKIYEEMAQSHAPETAVQTPAKATEEV
- a CDS encoding ABC transporter permease codes for the protein MDKRNNPLYLAWRRFLHSKPGVISGVVLLVLYGVAFFAGFLAPYNLTVQHPDAVYQPPQRIYFFRDGRPVRPYVYQLKRERDPVTFISSYREDQSRPTPIRFFIAQGEPYRFLGLKTNWHLFGVPESEGYFFPLGTDQFGRCLFSRILVGSQVSLTVGVIGVLISFAIGILLGGISGYFGGWVDTLIQRTTEVLLSIPRLPILMALSTVIPASWPSTYVYLGIIGVLSFIGWAGLARVVRGQVLALREVDYVTAAVAQGASNLRIILRHIVPNLSSYLIVTATLALPGYIIGESALSFLGLGIKEPMASWGLLLKDAQNFQSLSLYPWLLTPGILIFISVLAYNFLGDALRDAADVRQTD